Proteins encoded in a region of the Streptomyces sp. NBC_01471 genome:
- a CDS encoding metal ABC transporter permease, translated as MELLQSPLMQRALLAAVLVGITAPAIGIYLVQRRQALMGDGIGHIAMTGVGLGFLLNSSPVWMATLVSVVGAVSMELIRSYGRMRGDVALAMLFYGGMSGGVLLINLSPTGSNANLSSYLFGSLATVSDSDVTAICVLAAFVVLVTLGLRRQLFAVSQDEEFARVTGLPVRVLNLLIAVTAAVTVTVAMRVVGLLLVSALMVVPVAAAQQLTKSFAVTFTLAVVIGTAVTLSGTITSYYQDVPPGATIVLLAIAVFVALTALAAPLARRRARAAEAAEAECAPGVPAARRPVESART; from the coding sequence ATGGAACTTCTCCAGAGCCCCCTGATGCAGCGGGCCTTGCTCGCCGCCGTCCTGGTCGGCATCACCGCCCCCGCCATCGGCATCTACCTCGTCCAGCGCCGCCAGGCGCTGATGGGCGACGGCATCGGCCACATCGCCATGACCGGGGTCGGCCTCGGCTTCCTCCTCAACTCCAGCCCGGTGTGGATGGCGACGCTGGTATCGGTCGTCGGAGCCGTCTCGATGGAGCTGATCCGCAGTTACGGCCGGATGCGCGGCGATGTCGCGCTGGCGATGCTCTTCTACGGCGGTATGTCGGGCGGGGTGCTGCTGATCAACCTCTCCCCGACCGGCTCGAACGCCAACCTCTCGTCGTATCTCTTCGGCTCGCTCGCGACCGTCTCCGACAGCGATGTCACCGCCATCTGCGTGCTGGCCGCGTTCGTGGTCCTGGTGACGCTCGGGCTGCGCAGGCAGCTCTTCGCGGTCAGCCAGGACGAGGAGTTCGCCCGGGTCACCGGGCTGCCGGTGCGGGTGCTGAACCTGCTCATCGCGGTCACCGCGGCCGTCACCGTCACCGTCGCCATGCGGGTGGTCGGGCTGCTCCTGGTGAGCGCGCTGATGGTGGTGCCGGTCGCGGCGGCGCAGCAGCTGACGAAGTCGTTCGCGGTCACGTTCACGCTGGCCGTGGTGATCGGCACGGCGGTGACGCTTTCCGGCACCATCACTTCCTATTACCAGGACGTGCCGCCGGGAGCGACAATTGTGCTGCTGGCCATCGCGGTTTTCGTCGCCCTGACCGCACTCGCCGCACCCCTGGCGAGGCGGCGGGCACGAGCCGCCGAGGCGGCGGAGGCGGAGTGCGCCCCCGGGGTCCCGGCGGCGCGGCGGCCGGTGGAATCGGCCAGGACCTGA
- a CDS encoding metal ABC transporter ATP-binding protein: protein MDMDPEEASVISVRGATAALGSRPVLRGIDLSVGRGKVVALLGANGSGKSTAVRAVIGQVPLTGGSIELFGSPLGRFRQWARIGYVPQRTTAAGGVPATVREIVSSGRLARTKLRWPSKADRAAVSRAIELVGLSDRAGDSVGALSGGQHQRVLIARALASEPELLIMDEPMAGVDLASQEILASTLREQVAARTTVLLVLHELGPLEPLIDRAVVLRDGCVTHDGPPPATGHALGQHALPGHDHVHPHTAAEPARTGLLS from the coding sequence ATGGACATGGACCCAGAAGAGGCATCCGTCATCTCCGTACGCGGTGCCACCGCCGCGCTCGGCTCCCGCCCCGTGCTGCGCGGCATCGACCTCAGCGTGGGCCGCGGCAAGGTCGTCGCCCTGCTCGGCGCCAACGGATCGGGCAAGTCGACCGCCGTACGCGCGGTGATCGGGCAGGTCCCCCTCACCGGCGGCTCGATCGAACTCTTCGGGAGCCCGCTGGGGCGGTTCAGGCAGTGGGCGCGCATCGGCTACGTACCGCAGCGCACGACAGCGGCCGGCGGGGTGCCCGCGACGGTGCGGGAGATCGTCTCCTCCGGGAGGCTCGCCCGTACGAAGCTGCGGTGGCCGTCGAAGGCCGACCGGGCGGCAGTCTCCCGCGCCATCGAGCTGGTGGGGCTGAGCGACCGCGCGGGCGACTCGGTGGGCGCGCTCTCCGGCGGCCAGCACCAGCGGGTGCTGATCGCCAGGGCGCTGGCGTCCGAGCCGGAGCTGCTGATCATGGACGAACCGATGGCCGGGGTCGACCTGGCCAGCCAGGAGATCCTCGCCTCGACGCTGCGCGAGCAGGTGGCCGCCCGGACGACCGTGCTCCTGGTCCTGCACGAGCTGGGGCCGCTGGAACCGCTGATCGACCGCGCCGTCGTCCTGCGCGACGGGTGCGTCACACACGACGGTCCCCCACCCGCCACGGGGCATGCCCTGGGCCAGCACGCGCTGCCCGGCCACGACCACGTACACCCGCACACGGCGGCCGAGCCGGCCAGGACAGGACTGCTGAGCTGA
- a CDS encoding metal ABC transporter substrate-binding protein, with the protein MNVRRLIPATAVSAAVAAGLVALSACSGSSSAADHKDGKLHVVASFYPLQYLTQEIGGDHVSVTNLTKPGVEPHDLELSPKQTVALSDVDAIVYLKGLQPAVDEAIKQSGVKYTADAASMTTLEKHGTEVDGDHHTTGDNDSHSASEAGLDPHIWLDPVRFARIAKGVDRTLAAADPKHEADYRKNTDALVKRLDALNKQYVNGLKNRTSDTFVTTHAAFGYLAERYGLTEEAISGIDPESEPSVSRMKDLHSLAAKHHVSTVFFETITSPDTARTLAGDLHVRTDVLDPLEGITGKSRGHDYIQVMQSNLVALQKALGAK; encoded by the coding sequence ATGAACGTACGACGCCTCATACCCGCCACAGCCGTCTCCGCGGCGGTCGCCGCCGGACTGGTCGCCCTCTCCGCCTGCTCCGGTTCCTCCTCCGCCGCCGACCACAAGGACGGCAAGCTGCACGTGGTGGCGTCGTTCTATCCGCTCCAGTACCTGACTCAGGAGATAGGCGGCGATCATGTCTCCGTCACCAATCTGACGAAGCCGGGCGTCGAGCCGCACGACCTCGAACTCAGTCCGAAGCAGACCGTCGCCCTCTCCGACGTGGACGCGATCGTCTACCTCAAGGGACTCCAGCCCGCCGTCGACGAGGCGATCAAGCAGTCCGGCGTGAAGTACACCGCGGACGCCGCCTCGATGACCACACTCGAAAAGCACGGCACAGAGGTCGACGGCGACCACCACACGACCGGTGACAACGACTCCCACTCGGCGAGCGAGGCCGGACTCGACCCGCACATCTGGCTCGACCCGGTGCGGTTCGCCCGGATCGCCAAGGGTGTGGACAGGACGCTCGCCGCGGCGGACCCGAAGCACGAGGCCGACTACCGCAAGAACACCGACGCCCTGGTGAAGAGGCTCGACGCCCTCAACAAGCAGTACGTGAACGGGCTGAAGAACCGCACCTCCGACACCTTCGTCACCACGCACGCCGCCTTCGGCTACCTCGCCGAGCGGTACGGCCTCACCGAGGAGGCCATCAGCGGGATCGACCCGGAGAGCGAGCCCAGCGTGTCGCGCATGAAGGACCTGCACAGCCTCGCCGCGAAGCACCACGTCTCCACGGTCTTCTTCGAGACCATCACGAGCCCCGACACCGCCAGGACGCTCGCCGGGGACCTGCATGTGCGGACCGACGTGCTGGACCCGCTGGAGGGGATCACCGGCAAATCCCGGGGCCACGACTACATCCAGGTCATGCAGTCCAACCTCGTCGCGCTCCAGAAGGCGCTCGGCGCGAAGTGA
- a CDS encoding glycine--tRNA ligase encodes MAADKIDTIVSLSKRRGFVYPSSEIYGGQRAAWDYGPLGVELKENLKRQWWRYMVTAREDVVGLDSSVILASETWEASGHVATFSDPLTECTSCHKRFRADHLEEAYEEKHGHAPANGLADLNCPNCGNKGTFTEPKNFSGLLSTHLGPTQDSGSVAYLRPETAQGIFTNFGQVQQTSRKKPPFGIAQMGKSFRNEITPGNFIFRTREFEQMEMEFFVKPGEDEQWQEYWMEQRWNWYRDLGMREENMRWFEHPKEKLSHYSKRTADIEYRFRFGGSEWGELEGVANRTDYDLGAHSKASGTDLSYFDQEKGERWTPYVIEPAAGVGRAMLAFMLDAYIEDEAPNAKGVMEKRTVMRLDPRLAPVKVAVLPLSRNPQLSPKAKGLATDLRRNWNIEFDDAGAIGRRYRRQDEIGTPFCVTVDFDTLDDNAVTVRERDTMKQERVSLDQIQSYLGGRLLGC; translated from the coding sequence GTGGCCGCCGACAAGATCGACACCATCGTCAGCCTGAGCAAGCGCCGTGGCTTCGTCTACCCCTCCAGTGAGATCTACGGTGGTCAGCGTGCCGCCTGGGACTACGGGCCGCTGGGTGTCGAGCTGAAGGAGAACCTCAAGCGTCAGTGGTGGCGCTACATGGTCACCGCGCGCGAGGACGTGGTCGGTCTCGACTCGTCGGTCATCCTGGCCTCCGAGACCTGGGAGGCGTCGGGCCACGTCGCGACCTTCTCCGACCCGCTGACCGAATGCACCTCCTGCCACAAGCGGTTCCGCGCGGACCACTTGGAGGAGGCGTACGAGGAGAAGCACGGCCACGCGCCCGCGAACGGCCTCGCCGACCTGAACTGCCCCAACTGCGGCAACAAGGGCACCTTCACCGAGCCCAAGAACTTCTCGGGCCTGCTCTCCACCCACCTCGGCCCGACCCAGGACAGCGGCTCCGTCGCCTACCTGCGCCCCGAGACGGCCCAGGGCATCTTCACCAACTTCGGCCAGGTGCAGCAGACTTCGCGCAAGAAGCCGCCGTTCGGTATCGCGCAGATGGGCAAGTCCTTCCGGAACGAGATCACTCCGGGCAACTTCATCTTCCGCACCCGCGAGTTCGAGCAGATGGAGATGGAGTTCTTCGTCAAGCCGGGCGAGGACGAGCAGTGGCAGGAATACTGGATGGAGCAGCGCTGGAACTGGTACCGCGACCTCGGGATGCGCGAGGAGAACATGCGCTGGTTCGAGCACCCGAAGGAGAAGCTCTCCCACTACTCGAAGCGCACCGCCGACATCGAGTACCGCTTCCGCTTCGGCGGCAGTGAGTGGGGCGAGCTGGAGGGCGTCGCCAACCGCACCGACTACGACCTCGGCGCACACTCCAAGGCCTCGGGCACCGACCTCTCCTACTTCGACCAGGAGAAGGGCGAGCGCTGGACGCCGTACGTCATCGAGCCCGCGGCGGGTGTCGGCCGGGCGATGCTGGCCTTCATGCTCGACGCGTACATCGAGGACGAGGCGCCCAACGCCAAGGGCGTCATGGAGAAGCGCACCGTGATGCGCCTCGACCCGCGCCTCGCGCCGGTCAAGGTCGCGGTGCTGCCGCTCTCCCGCAACCCGCAGCTCTCGCCGAAGGCCAAGGGTCTGGCGACCGACCTGCGCCGCAACTGGAACATCGAGTTCGACGACGCGGGCGCCATCGGCCGCCGCTACCGCCGCCAGGACGAGATCGGTACGCCGTTCTGCGTCACGGTCGACTTCGACACGCTCGACGACAACGCGGTGACGGTGCGCGAGCGCGACACGATGAAGCAGGAGCGGGTCTCGCTGGACCAGATCCAGTCGTACCTGGGTGGCCGTCTGCTGGGCTGCTGA
- a CDS encoding GPP34 family phosphoprotein, with the protein MTTARDLAIVALDVEPTLPVEQGDLSLALAGAEVLDLIEARALVVDGDRLLPSAQAPTTERLLDEAAAALRRQEPYESVEDWLWRRGRGLFSAYADDLERAGLTARPRGHLIPLRKGRAELVDSAARRRAEDRWAAGEPVLAALASAAGIGDEPAEDAQEPADDTIAAVLAAVGGAVQELRAVRQRRAIEDAAFDNVWRGY; encoded by the coding sequence ATGACCACCGCACGGGACCTGGCGATCGTCGCCCTGGACGTGGAACCCACCCTCCCCGTGGAGCAGGGCGACCTGTCGCTCGCGCTCGCGGGAGCCGAGGTGCTCGACCTCATCGAGGCCAGGGCTCTGGTGGTCGACGGTGACCGCCTGCTGCCCAGCGCCCAAGCGCCCACGACGGAACGTCTGTTGGACGAGGCCGCTGCGGCGCTCAGGCGGCAGGAGCCGTACGAGTCGGTGGAGGACTGGCTGTGGCGCAGGGGCCGCGGGCTCTTCTCTGCCTACGCCGATGACCTGGAGCGGGCGGGGCTGACGGCCCGGCCGCGGGGCCATCTGATTCCACTGCGGAAGGGGCGGGCGGAGCTGGTCGACTCGGCGGCCCGGCGCCGGGCCGAGGACCGCTGGGCGGCGGGCGAACCGGTGCTTGCCGCTCTGGCGTCCGCGGCCGGAATCGGCGACGAGCCGGCCGAGGACGCGCAGGAGCCCGCCGACGACACGATCGCGGCGGTGCTGGCCGCCGTCGGCGGCGCTGTGCAGGAACTGCGGGCCGTACGACAGCGCAGGGCGATCGAGGACGCGGCGTTCGACAACGTCTGGCGCGGCTACTGA
- a CDS encoding alkyl/aryl-sulfatase, with protein sequence MTTYSTDHLAWDDDQDFADADRGFLGRLDPCVVRDADGRPVWDNDAYAFLERDEEAPPTAHPSLWRQGRLTVKQGLYEVVPGIHQVRGLDLSNITFVEGERGVIVIDPLISEEVAAAALGLYREHRGERPVTAVIYTHSHVDHFGGVRGVVDAADVASGAVPVLAPAGFMEHAASENVFTGPAMSRRAGYMYGAALAKGPAGQIGCGLGMTTSLGTVGLIAPTLDITRTGQEETVDGVRMVFQLTPGTEAPSEMNFHFPGLRTLCVAENACHTLHNVLTLRGALVRDPSAWARYLTETLRLFAGEFDTVFASHHWPTWGQERAVRFLEEQRDTYAYLHDQSVRLINAGRTGAEIAEELRLPEALDRAWHARGYYGTLSHNAKAVYQRYMGWFDGNPAHLWAHPPVEAAGRYVEFMGGAEAVLAKARKSYEDGDLRWVAEVVNHVLFADPDNDEARSLQADTFERLGHSAESGPWRNFYLMGAAELRGGIIATPTRRAPDVLAALTAGQVFQSMAVRINGPRAAAAGRLLLRWEFTDTDETWTLLLSNGALTAMAGDAPRGEQPHATLRLARTTLNAVLGGLTTFVDEITTGSATIDGDAMALADFSTLLDTPDPDFPLVTP encoded by the coding sequence ATGACCACGTACAGCACCGATCACCTCGCCTGGGACGACGACCAGGACTTCGCCGACGCCGACCGTGGCTTCCTCGGGCGCCTCGACCCCTGCGTCGTACGCGACGCGGACGGGCGGCCGGTCTGGGACAACGACGCCTACGCCTTCCTGGAACGGGACGAGGAGGCGCCGCCGACGGCCCACCCGTCCCTGTGGCGCCAGGGCCGGCTGACGGTGAAACAGGGCCTGTACGAGGTGGTGCCCGGCATCCACCAGGTGCGCGGACTGGACCTGTCCAACATCACCTTCGTCGAGGGCGAGCGAGGCGTCATTGTCATCGACCCGCTGATCAGCGAGGAGGTCGCCGCTGCCGCGCTCGGGCTCTACCGCGAACACCGGGGGGAGCGGCCGGTGACGGCCGTGATCTACACCCATTCGCACGTCGATCACTTCGGCGGTGTGCGGGGCGTGGTGGACGCAGCCGATGTGGCGTCCGGCGCGGTGCCGGTGCTGGCGCCCGCGGGCTTCATGGAGCACGCCGCGAGCGAGAACGTCTTCACCGGGCCCGCGATGAGCCGCCGGGCCGGCTACATGTACGGCGCCGCACTGGCCAAGGGGCCCGCCGGGCAGATCGGCTGCGGCCTCGGCATGACGACCTCGCTGGGCACGGTCGGGCTGATCGCCCCGACCCTCGACATCACCAGGACCGGCCAGGAGGAGACCGTCGACGGTGTCCGTATGGTCTTCCAGCTCACTCCGGGTACCGAGGCCCCCTCGGAGATGAACTTCCACTTCCCCGGCCTGCGAACGCTGTGTGTCGCCGAGAACGCCTGCCACACCCTGCACAACGTGCTCACCCTGCGGGGCGCGCTCGTCCGCGACCCCAGCGCCTGGGCGCGCTATCTGACCGAGACACTGCGGCTGTTCGCCGGGGAGTTCGACACCGTCTTCGCCTCCCACCACTGGCCGACCTGGGGCCAGGAGCGGGCAGTCCGCTTCCTGGAGGAGCAGCGGGACACGTACGCGTATCTGCACGATCAGTCCGTACGGCTCATCAACGCCGGCCGCACCGGGGCCGAGATCGCCGAGGAACTGCGCCTCCCCGAGGCGCTGGACCGCGCCTGGCACGCCCGCGGCTACTACGGCACCCTCAGCCACAACGCCAAGGCCGTCTACCAGCGGTACATGGGCTGGTTCGACGGCAACCCGGCCCATCTGTGGGCGCACCCGCCCGTCGAAGCGGCCGGCCGGTACGTGGAGTTCATGGGCGGGGCCGAAGCCGTACTCGCCAAGGCCAGGAAGTCCTATGAGGACGGCGACCTGCGCTGGGTCGCCGAGGTCGTCAACCATGTGCTGTTCGCCGATCCGGACAACGACGAGGCACGCTCCCTGCAGGCCGATACCTTCGAACGGCTCGGCCACAGTGCCGAATCGGGCCCCTGGCGCAACTTCTACCTGATGGGCGCGGCCGAACTCCGCGGCGGCATCATCGCGACCCCGACCCGCCGCGCCCCCGACGTCCTCGCCGCGCTGACCGCGGGGCAGGTCTTCCAGTCCATGGCGGTACGGATCAACGGACCGCGCGCAGCGGCGGCCGGACGGCTGCTGCTGCGCTGGGAGTTCACCGACACGGACGAGACCTGGACGCTGCTGCTCTCCAACGGCGCCCTCACCGCCATGGCGGGCGACGCGCCGCGCGGTGAACAGCCACACGCCACCCTGCGGCTGGCACGCACCACCCTGAACGCCGTCCTCGGCGGACTGACCACCTTCGTCGACGAGATCACCACCGGCAGCGCAACCATCGACGGCGACGCCATGGCCCTGGCGGACTTCAGCACCCTGCTGGACACCCCGGACCCGGACTTCCCCCTGGTCACGCCCTGA
- a CDS encoding TetR family transcriptional regulator yields the protein MSTTEPREPGLRERKKAATRLALQRAALRMFEENGYERTTVRDIAAAADVTERTFFRYFPSKEDLVLSEITDLLPPLRDEIRARPAGEPPLTAVLNALLALGGKRPETGLVLLFSGPPARFAPRASRPALAVLFDFESGVATALAERLGEPRDAADGSAIPLRSSVLARASVAAVRSAMIAHSDLGEDRPTPGTITTLLREAFAVLGS from the coding sequence GTGAGCACGACAGAACCCCGGGAGCCGGGGCTGCGCGAGCGGAAGAAGGCGGCCACCCGGCTGGCCCTCCAGCGAGCCGCTCTGCGCATGTTCGAGGAGAACGGCTACGAGAGGACGACCGTCCGGGACATCGCCGCCGCGGCGGATGTCACCGAGCGCACCTTCTTCCGGTACTTCCCCTCCAAGGAAGACCTCGTCCTCAGCGAGATCACTGACTTGCTGCCGCCGCTGCGCGACGAGATCCGCGCCCGGCCCGCGGGGGAACCCCCGCTGACCGCCGTGCTGAACGCCCTGCTCGCGCTCGGCGGGAAACGCCCCGAAACCGGGCTGGTGCTCCTCTTCAGCGGACCCCCCGCCCGCTTCGCCCCCCGGGCCTCCCGCCCGGCGCTCGCCGTCCTGTTCGACTTCGAGAGCGGCGTCGCCACAGCCCTGGCGGAGCGCTTGGGCGAGCCCCGGGACGCCGCTGACGGGTCGGCCATCCCCCTGCGGTCCTCGGTGCTCGCGCGGGCCTCCGTCGCCGCCGTCCGCAGCGCGATGATCGCGCACAGCGACCTGGGCGAAGACCGGCCCACCCCCGGGACGATCACCACCCTGCTCCGCGAGGCGTTCGCCGTTCTCGGCTCCTGA
- a CDS encoding TetR/AcrR family transcriptional regulator gives MATDTTRARLLDEAERLFLERGYELVSVRAVNAAAGMNPAAVHYHFGSKEDLVVALLQSRLGPLWADRLATLTRRRAAGWTPGAGELVDVVVRPLAELAARPAGRMLALQLTAGSSLLNPMYLFRGDAPVKEFAAQFPQPQRLGIRLIGKQILRAYPYREAYLLESGSASVPPLTCR, from the coding sequence ATGGCCACTGACACAACCCGGGCGCGACTGCTGGACGAGGCCGAGCGGCTCTTCCTCGAACGGGGCTACGAGCTGGTTTCGGTGCGCGCGGTCAACGCCGCCGCAGGCATGAACCCCGCCGCGGTCCACTACCACTTCGGCTCCAAGGAGGATCTGGTCGTGGCCCTGTTGCAGAGCCGTCTCGGTCCGCTGTGGGCCGATCGTCTTGCCACCCTGACGCGGCGCCGGGCCGCTGGCTGGACCCCCGGCGCGGGCGAACTCGTCGACGTCGTCGTCCGCCCGCTGGCCGAACTGGCCGCCCGCCCCGCGGGGCGCATGCTTGCGCTCCAACTCACCGCGGGCAGCTCCCTGTTGAACCCGATGTACCTCTTCCGCGGCGACGCCCCGGTCAAGGAGTTCGCGGCGCAGTTCCCGCAGCCTCAGCGGCTGGGCATCCGCCTGATCGGCAAACAGATCCTGCGCGCCTACCCGTACCGGGAGGCGTACCTGCTGGAGTCCGGCAGCGCTTCCGTGCCGCCCTTGACCTGCCGCTGA
- a CDS encoding GNAT family N-acetyltransferase encodes MGYGLVPAAQGRGYASEAVRAVLASARERGFARVKGDADHDNAASHRVMISAGMALTGQDERVKYYEIAWAGIAALRTPCQTARSR; translated from the coding sequence ATCGGGTACGGCCTGGTCCCGGCCGCGCAGGGCAGGGGGTACGCGTCCGAGGCGGTCCGGGCGGTGCTCGCCTCAGCCCGTGAGCGGGGCTTCGCCCGGGTGAAGGGGGACGCCGACCATGACAATGCCGCGTCCCACCGCGTGATGATCTCTGCGGGCATGGCGCTGACCGGGCAGGACGAGCGGGTCAAGTACTACGAGATCGCCTGGGCCGGGATCGCGGCCCTCCGAACTCCGTGCCAGACCGCTCGGAGCCGATGA
- a CDS encoding DUF397 domain-containing protein, whose protein sequence is MSSPQIVNPFRKSSYSGANLNECVEVAETAYGGRAVRDSKCPAHGTTYHSPTAWAAFLTAVKADGSH, encoded by the coding sequence GTGAGCAGCCCTCAAATCGTCAATCCGTTCCGCAAGTCCTCCTACTCCGGTGCCAACCTGAACGAGTGTGTCGAGGTGGCCGAGACTGCCTACGGCGGCCGCGCCGTCCGCGACAGCAAGTGCCCCGCCCACGGCACCACGTACCACTCCCCCACCGCCTGGGCCGCCTTCCTCACGGCAGTGAAGGCAGATGGCAGCCACTGA
- a CDS encoding helix-turn-helix transcriptional regulator, producing MPAGGRPTVRSRRLGAALRRYREAAKLDQQHAADHIASSKAKISRVEAGQVSARPGDVRLMLELYGVEDRGVYTHLEQLARDSNKRGWWLDYAVPDGLGDYIALETDATYIRTWQPLLIPGLLQTEGYTRSLLEGNAANSDPAFAEQVVNIRQERRKKAETSGARFAAVVGESTITSALPSRAAHRAQLADLIESSERANVTLQVLPGSEWAATRCSPGFVMLSFDGEWSPTAIGQDTHSSIFVAEDPEEIAAYAHSFELLRSTALNPAESKAFIRQAMNDLPEESTEQ from the coding sequence ATGCCCGCAGGTGGACGCCCTACCGTGCGGAGCCGTCGCCTTGGCGCGGCCCTCCGCCGTTATCGCGAAGCGGCGAAGCTGGACCAGCAGCACGCCGCTGATCACATCGCAAGCTCCAAGGCCAAAATCAGCCGTGTCGAGGCGGGCCAAGTGTCCGCTCGGCCAGGCGACGTGCGGCTGATGCTGGAGCTGTACGGGGTCGAGGACCGCGGGGTGTACACGCACCTTGAGCAGCTCGCTCGCGACTCCAACAAACGCGGATGGTGGCTCGACTACGCGGTGCCGGACGGTTTGGGCGATTACATCGCTCTGGAAACTGACGCCACCTACATCCGCACCTGGCAGCCGTTGCTGATTCCCGGCCTCTTGCAGACGGAGGGCTACACACGTTCCCTGCTGGAGGGCAATGCCGCCAACTCGGACCCGGCGTTCGCCGAGCAGGTGGTCAACATCCGCCAGGAACGTCGGAAGAAGGCGGAGACATCAGGTGCCCGATTTGCTGCCGTAGTGGGCGAATCCACCATCACCTCGGCCCTGCCGTCACGCGCTGCACACCGCGCACAGCTGGCCGACCTTATCGAATCGTCCGAACGCGCCAACGTAACCCTCCAGGTACTCCCTGGTTCCGAGTGGGCTGCCACCCGGTGTTCGCCCGGATTCGTCATGCTGTCGTTCGATGGTGAATGGTCGCCGACAGCCATCGGCCAGGACACTCACAGCAGCATCTTCGTAGCGGAGGATCCCGAGGAGATCGCGGCCTACGCACACTCCTTTGAACTGCTTCGCTCCACTGCACTGAACCCGGCCGAGAGCAAAGCGTTCATTCGGCAAGCCATGAACGACCTTCCTGAAGAGAGCACGGAGCAGTGA
- a CDS encoding ATP-binding protein translates to MSGRTNTTRFRRTRASVSKARRHVEAVLIDWRLGHLVEPAALITSELATNTVLHAHGISEYFELTLRRRRSVLVLEVADACTWARPELRKPDPEALGGRGLWLVDTLADAWGVRERSVAGKTVWVQLATRGGGDA, encoded by the coding sequence ATGTCCGGGCGTACGAACACCACCCGCTTCCGCCGCACCAGGGCATCCGTGTCCAAGGCCCGGCGTCACGTCGAAGCCGTACTCATCGACTGGAGGCTGGGTCACCTCGTGGAGCCGGCCGCCCTCATCACCAGTGAGCTGGCCACGAACACCGTCCTGCATGCCCACGGGATCTCCGAGTACTTCGAGTTGACCCTGCGCCGACGCCGCTCCGTGCTGGTGCTGGAGGTCGCCGACGCCTGCACCTGGGCCCGGCCCGAACTGCGCAAGCCCGACCCGGAAGCGCTCGGCGGACGGGGCTTATGGCTGGTCGACACGCTCGCCGACGCCTGGGGCGTGCGGGAGCGCTCCGTGGCGGGCAAGACCGTCTGGGTCCAACTCGCCACCCGGGGCGGTGGCGATGCGTAA